In a single window of the Trichoderma breve strain T069 chromosome 6, whole genome shotgun sequence genome:
- a CDS encoding PQ loop repeat domain-containing protein, with translation MAAFLPLLASLFGWIYTFAWSLSFYPQPLLNWQRRSTSGTTADFPTLNIIGFAAYLASNVALYYSPVVRSQYAARHNGLLPTVAFNDITFALHALVLSIITASQYLLRPLWGFEPSAGTRPSRFVTGIIAGSALGLLITWIIVGATPSGNPATDWCELDIAYAVGYVKLLVSLVKYTPQILANYRNKSTRGWSIWQIILDIVGGVLSLAQLGIDGYLQHDWSGITGNPIKLALGNCSLVFDTIFILQHYVIYRGKETSDEEQRLLPDEERRHRD, from the exons ATGGCCGCATTCCTGCCCTTGCTGGCCTCCCTCTTTGGCTGGATCTACACGTTCGCCTGGAGCCTCTCCTTTTACCCCCAGCCGCTGCTCAACTGGCAGCGCCGCTCCACGTCCGGCACAACAGCCGACTTTCCTACCCTCAACATCATCG GTTTCGCCGCGTATCTCGCTTCCAACGTCGCCTTGTACTACTCCCCCGTTGTGCGGAGCCAGTACGCCGCCCGCCATAACGGCTTGCTCCCCACTGTCGCCTTCAACGACATCACCTTTGCGCTGCACGCCCTCgtcctcagcatcatcaccgcctcGCAGTATCTCCTCCGCCCGCTCTGGGGCTTCGAGCCTAGCGCCGGCACCCGCCCCAGCCGCTTCGTCACCGGCATCATTGCTGGCTCTGCGCTGGGCCTCCTCATCACCTGGATCATCGTGGGCGCGACGCCGTCTGGGAACCCGGCCACGGACTGGTGCGAGCTAGATATTGCCTACGCCGTCGGCTACGTCAAGCTCTTGGTCTCGCTGGTCAAGTACACGCCGCAGATTCTCGCAAACTACCGCAACAAGAGCACGCGCGGTTGGAGCATCTGGCAGATCATCCTCGATATCGTCGGGGGAGTCTTGAGCTTGGCCCAGCTCGGCATCGATGGTTACCTGCAGCACGACTGGAGTGGCATTACGGGCAACCCGATCAAGCTGGCACTTGGCAACTGCAGCTTGGTGTTtgacaccatcttcatcttgcagcaCTACGTCATCTACCGAGGCAAGGAGACTAGTGATGAGGAACAGAGACTTCttccagatgaagagaggaggCACCGTGACTAG
- a CDS encoding tRNA synthetases class I (I, l, M and v) domain-containing protein yields MHMLNGSRMSLRGAGLAPCRRYIAAGANGAINRPSALTRHDPRCLNRRWYAVDLVGLDKKWRQVWDQNPTNGEPHAAALSDGQKHSYILPMFPYPSGTLHLGHLRVYTIADVIARYHTLKGDKVLLPMGWDAFGLPAENAALERGVPPDGWTKSNITKMKSQLDVMNGSWDWSRELTTCDPDFYKHTQKLFLMLHERGLAYQAEAEVNYDPVDKTVLANEQVDANGCSWRSGAKVEKRKLKQWFFRISEFSEELLKELDSLAKDGAWPEHVISQQRNWLGKSTGAVVKFPLMALGRVKIDTALEVFTTRPDTLFGVQYLALASNHPVVAQLAKHDPELQAFLDTLPGLPPDSKVGYLLPHIRGINPLAFHEKTPDATKESLPIYVASYVLGDYGEGAVMGVPGHDSRDHAFWREHNIDEPIRMVLAASEDESTTVLENEPFVEHGYMTEHSGIYQGKHSKEAGDMMIRMLEGAELAKPGTKWRLRDWLISRQRYWGAPIPIIHCDSCGPVPVPDEQLPVLLPKVDNHWAQGKAGNALESAPDFVKTECPKCSGPARRDTDTMDTFVDSSWYYARFADPQNPNQLFSPEAAKALPVDIYIGGVEHAILHLLYARFIFKFLATTPLLPQYSEADALSAEPFKRLITQGMVHGKTYIDPKSGKFLKPDEVDLTDPSNPLVVATGEPATVAFEKMSKSKHNGVDPTEFTSKYGVDPTRAHMLFQAPVADVLNWDESKITGVTRWLQKLHDQVVALAKSPEESLPAKEYFAKRGSSPPSNDKEKLAKWDSETALWRETQNKIESITRGYDKIYALNTVVSDLMTLTNELVQQKHADQGIRRQTADVIVRLMAPITPAFAEECWSLLHPSSGSIFKTTSFPVQDGSLPLLQAVHIKCAVQINGKLRAMVTIPRPPSDLQGDALRDWLVEAILETEEGRSRFGEGKYNVRSARRTIPVDGGKVINFVL; encoded by the exons ATGCACATGCTTAATGGCAGCCGTATGAGCCTCAGAGGAGCCGGCCTAGCTCCTTGCCGCCGGTATATAGCAGCTGGTGCAAATGGGGCGATAAATCGGCCATCTGCCCTCACGCGACACGACCCACGATGTTTGAACCGGAGATGGTATGCAGTTGATCTTGTTGGTCTGGACAAGAAATGGCGCCAGGTCTGGGACCAGAATCCTACGAATGGCGAGCCTCATGCCGCCGCATTGTCGGATGGCCAAAAGCATAGCTACATCTTGCCCATGTTCCCGTACCCCAGCGGCAccctccatcttggccacctACGAGTATACACCATTGCCGATGTGATTGCTCGATACCACACCCTCAAGGGCGacaaggtgctgctgccaatgGGCTGGGATGCCTTTGGCCTGCCCGCTGAGAATGCCGCCCTAGAGAGAGGTGTTCCACCTGATGGCTGGACTAAGAGCAACATTACCAAAATGAAGAGCCAGCTTGACGTGATGAATGGCAGCTGGGACTGGTCACGG GAATTGACAACTTGCGATCCGGATTTCTACAAACACACGCAAAAGCTGTTTTTGATGCTTCACGAACGCGGATTGGCATATCAAGCTGAGGCCGAGGTCAACTACGACCCGGTGGACAAGACAGTATTGGCAAACGAACAGGTGGATGCAAACGGATGCTCGTGGAGATCAGGCGCCAAGGTCGAGAAACGGAAATTAAAACAATGGTTCTTTCGCATATCCGAATTTAGCGAGGAGCTCCTGAAAGAGCTcgacagcttggccaaggaCGGTGCTTGGCCCGAGCATGTTATTTCTCAGCAGAGAAATTGGTTGGGAAAGTCAACCGGTGCTGTGGTCAAGTTTCCCCTTATGGCTCTTGGTAGGGTCAAGATTGATACCGCCCTCGAAGTGTTTACGACCCGGCCCGACACCTTGTTTGGGGTCCAGTATCTTGCCCTCGCCTCCAATCATCCCGTGGTGGCCCAGCTAGCAAAACACGACCCGGAGCTACAAGCGTTCCTCGACACTCTCCCTGGACTGCCCCCAGACTCGAAAGTCGGGTATCTGTTGCCGCATATTCGAGGCATCAACCCTCTCGCCTTTCACGAGAAGACCCCGGATGCTACCAAGGAATCGCTGCCCATCTATGTGGCCTCCTATGTATTGGGTGACTACGGTGAGGGGGCTGTCATGGGCGTGCCCGGCCACGACTCCCGAGATCACGCCTTTTGGCGAGAGCACAACATCGATGAACCCATTCGAATGGTTCTGGCCGCGTCCGAGGACGAATCAACCACGGTGTTGGAGAACGAGCCATTCGTTGAACACGGTTACATGACAGAGCACAGCGGCATCTACCAAGGTAAACACTCCAAGGAAGCGGGAGATATGATGATCCGGATGCTTGAAGGCGCAGAGCTTGCGAAGCCCGGCACAAAGTGGCGATTGAGAGATTGGCTCATCAGTCGCCAGCGGTACTGGGGCGCTCCCATACCCATCATTCACTGCGATTCTTGCGGCCCCGTGCCCGTACCGGATGAGCAGCTGCCCGTTCTTCTGCCCAAGGTGGACAATCACTGGGCACAGGGCAAGGCGGGCAATGCGCTGGAGTCGGCACCTGACTTTGTCAAGACTGAGTGTCCTAAATGTAGCGGCCCAGCTCGGAGAGACACCGATACCATGGACACCTTTGTCGATTCAAGCTGGTACTACGCTCGGTTTGCCGATCCCCAAAATCCGAACCAGCTCTTCTCCCCCGAGGCAGCCAAAGCGCTACCTGTGGACATTTATATCGGAGGTGTTGAGCATGCCATTCTTCACCTTCTCTATGcccgcttcatcttcaagttCCTGGCCACTACACCACTGCTTCCTCAGTACTCTGAAGCCGACGCCCTATCTGCCGAGCCATTCAAGCGCCTTATTACCCAGGGCATGGTCCATGGCAAGACTTACATCGACCCCAAGTCGGGCAAGTTCCTCAAGCCAGACGAGGTGGACTTGACAGATCCGTCGAATCCTCTCGTCGTGGCCACAGGAGAACCTGCTACAGTagcctttgagaagatgtCCAAGTCGAAGCACAACGGAGTAGACCCCACCGAGTTCACGTCCAAATACGGCGTCGATCCAACGCGCGCGCACATGCTCTTCCAAGCGCCCGTCGCCGATGTACTCAACTGGGACGAGTCCAAGATTACCGGCGTCACTCGCTGGCTCCAGAAGCTCCACGACCAGGTGGTGGCACTCGCCAAGTCGCCAGAGGAGTCACTGCCAGCAAAGGAGTATTTCGCCAAGCGAGGGTCCTCGCCCCCGAGCaacgacaaggagaagctaGCCAAGTGGGATTCTGAGACGGCGCTTTGGCGCGAGACGCAGAACAAGATTGAATCCATCACGAGGGGCTACGACAAGATTTATGCGCTCAACACGGTCGTGTCGGATCTCATGACGCTCACCAATGAGCTTGTTCAGCAGAAACACGCAGACCAGGGCATCAGGAGACAGACGGCAGATGTCATTGTGCGCCTCATGGCGCCCATCACGCCCGCTTTCGCAGAGGAGTGCTGGAGCCTTCTTCACCCGTCCAGCGGCTCCATCTTCAAGACGACCAGCTTCCCCGTGCAGGACGGCAGTTTGCCGCTGCTCCAGGCGGTGCATATCAAGTGCGCCGTGCAAATCAACGGCAAGCTGCGCGCTATGGTGACCATCCCGCGCCCGCCCAGCGACTTGCAAGGCGATGCGCTGCGCGACTGGCTGGTGGAGGCGATCCTGGAGACGGAAGAAGGTAGGAGCCGGTTTGGCGAGGGTAAATACAATGTGCGATCGGCCAGGAGGACGATTCCCGTGGATGGGGGAAAAGTTATCAACTTTGTACTATAG
- a CDS encoding methylenetetrahydrofolate reductase domain-containing protein produces MDKITEKIAALPPDGEYFSLEFFPPKTAMGFSNLRVRLQRMERALRPLFVNVTWGAGGSTSQKSLELAELCQREIGLTTCLHLTCTNMSQALIDQALEDARALGIRNILALRGDPPRAEYRDADEPDQAASEEFTWAIDLVKYIRKKYGSYFCIGVAAYPEGHGDGSHPEGQSFEHDLPYLVEKVQAGADFIMTQLFFDIEAYEKFETTLRNHPSGAFKTIPILPGLMPIQSYAMIKRTAKLSHAKIPEETMARLNAVKGDDEKVKMVGVDIVSELIGQIREIKSRTPGPKGFHFYTLNLEKSISFILERTKLIPDVPEDEEAVVDETVAAAAQLVVPKISVNGNVPPRSSSHARTGRRQSSVGSDPHNRVIVGRAATHPEWEATSTEAGIPAESVNTRANTLAISEGEGALGREATWDDFPNGRFGDARSPAYGEIDGYGVSIHMSVTQAVRLWGHPKVASDINDIFVRHIRGEISAIPWSEEDLLPESSIIKSKLEAMNRKGWWTVASQPAVNGLPSTDSTFGWGPASGFVFQKSFVEFFIPSADWKILYDKLTSAEVEEVVCFYASNAKGDFISSDASGGSGRAVMSASTNAVTWGVFPGKEIVTPTIIEEVSFRAWSEEAFDIWAEWAKVYGRGSDSQKLLDEIKEDRWLVNIIHHDYVDTEALWRLLIE; encoded by the coding sequence ATGGACAAGATCACCGAGAAAATAGCGGCACTGCCGCCCGATGGGGAGTACTTCTCCCTCGAGTTTTTCCCTCCCAAGACGGCGATGGGATTCTCCAATCTGCGTGTTCGTCTTCAGCGAATGGAGAGAGCTCTGCGACCTCTCTTCGTCAACGTCACCTGGGGAGCTGGCGGCTCAACATCGCAAAAGTCGCTTGAGCTGGCCGAGCTGTGCCAGCGCGAGATTGGCCTCACCACATGTCTCCACCTTACGTGTACAAACATGAGCCAGGCCCTAATTGACCAGGCGCTGGAAGATGCGAGAGCACTGGGAATCCGCAACATTCTCGCCTTGCGAGGAGACCCGCCCCGCGCCGAGTACCGAGACGCCGACGAGCCGGACCAGGCTGCTTCCGAGGAGTTTACATGGGCAATTGACCTTGTCAAATATATTCGCAAGAAGTATGGCAGCTACTTTTGCATTGGTGTTGCTGCGTATCCTGAgggccatggtgatggaagcCACCCCGAAGGCCAAAGCTTTGAACACGATCTCCCGTATCTCGTCGAGAAAGTCCAAGCTGGAGCAGACTTCATAATGACCCAGCTATTCTTCGACATCGAGGCCTACGAAAAGTTCGAAACAACTCTGAGAAACCACCCTAGTGGCGCCTTCAAAACGATACCCATCTTGCCAGGCCTGATGCCCATCCAAAGCTATGCAATGATCAAACGCACGGCAAAGCTAAGCCACGCCAAGATACCGGAAGAGACTATGGCCCGCCTCAACGCTGTTAAGGGAGACGATGAGAAGGTCAAAATGGTCGGAGTTGACATCGTTAGCGAGTTGATTGGGCAGATTAGAGAAATCAAAAGCAGGACCCCGGGTCCCAAGGGCTTCCATTTCTACACGCTCAACCTCGAAAAgtcaatctccttcatccttgAGAGAACCAAGCTTATTCCAGATGTCcctgaggacgaggaagctGTCGTCGATGAGACTgtggcagcagcggcgcagTTGGTGGTACCAAAGATCAGCGTCAATGGTAATGTACCACCTCGCTCGTCCAGTCACGCACGCACGGGCAGAAGACAGTCATCTGTCGGTTCGGACCCGCATAACCGTGTCATCGTTGGCAGGGCCGCCACGCACCCGGAGTGGGAAGCAACCAGCACAGAGGCTGGTATTCCCGCCGAAAGTGTCAACACTCGTGCAAACACATTGGCCATTTCTGAAGGCGAGGGCGCTCTTGGTCGTGAGGCGACGTGGGACGACTTCCCCAACGGTCGATTTGGTGATGCCCGCTCGCCTGCTTACGGAGAAATTGACGGTTACGGCGTCAGCATTCACATGTCCGTCACACAGGCCGTTAGGCTTTGGGGACATCCAAAGGTAGCTAGTGACATCAATGACATCTTTGTGAGACACATTAGAGGAGAGATTTCTGCCATCCCCTGGAGCGAAGAAGACCTTCTTCCCGAgtcctccatcatcaagtcCAAACTTGAGGCCATGAACAGAAAGGGCTGGTGGACTGTTGCTTCTCAACCCGCTGTCAACGGCTTGCCATCGACGGATTCCACATTCGGATGGGGCCCGGCTTCTGGATTCGTCTTCCAGAAGTCATTCGTCGAGTTCTTCATCCCATCTGCAGACTGGAAGATTCTCTACGATAAGCTCACATCTGCCGAGGTTGAGGAAGTGGTGTGCTTCTATGCCAGCAATGCTAAAGGCGACTTCATCTCATCCGATGCCAGCGGCGGCTCCGGCCGAGCTGTCATGAGCGCGAGTACGAATGCTGTGACTTGGGGAGTGTTCCccggcaaggagattgtTACACCAACCATCATCGAAGAGGTCAGCTTCCGCGCCTGGAGCGAGGAGGCGTTTGATATTTGGGCCGAGTGGGCAAAGGTGTATGGGCGAGGATCAGACAGCCAGAAGCTGTTGGACGAGATCAAAGAGGACCGCTGGCTTGTGAACATCATCCACCACGACTATGTGGACACGGAAGCTTTGTGGAGGTTGTTGATCGAATGA
- a CDS encoding PQ loop repeat domain-containing protein: MMNWLATLTGYIAPLFLILSPIISYGDQAVSMHRKKTSAGFSLDIPLIMLVASFFRIFYWPGARFDASLLIQSLIMVGMQVALLKIALDHRPAPSNKGGEAGLPFAPPEGVFTQRPYNFWQWRSPKPYWQFIVYLFMGLLAGEVVVSGMTPGYYPTYSELVGIIGLSVEAILPIPQIIANAQSKSCKGFRVSVLASWIGGDAMKIYWFFTSTSEIPLAFKMCGIFQACCDCFLGIQYFFYGDGRGATVKGHPLQEIPSQEMSWK, translated from the exons ATGATGAATTGGCTCGCGACTTTGACGGGCTATATTGCGCCGCTCTTCCTTATCCTCTCCCCCATCATCTCCTATGGCGACCAGGCCGTATCGATGCATCGCAAGAAGACCAGCGCGGGCTTCTCTCTCGATATTCCCCTGATTATGCTTGTCGCATCGTTTTTCAG GATCTTTTACTGGCCCGGCGCGCGATTCGATGCGAGCTTGTTAATACAGTCCTTGATTATGGTTGGAATGCAAGTAGCGCTGCTCAAGATTGCCCTTGATCACAGACCTGCACCTTCAAACAAGGGCGGCGAGGCCGGCCTACCTTTTGCTCCGCCGGAAGGTGTCTTTACTCAAAGACCATATAACTTTTGGCAATGGAGATCGCCGAAACC ATATTGGCAATTCATCGTCTACCTCTTCATGGGCCTGCTCGCTGGTGAGGTTGTCGTCTCCGGCATGACACCTGGCTACTATCCCACATATTCCGAGCTCGTCGGAATCATCGGCCTCTCCGTCGAAGCCATTCTTCCGATCCCGCAGATCATTGCCAATGCGCAGTCCAAGTCTTGCAAAGGTTTTCGAGTGTCCGTGCTTGCTAGCTGGATCGGAGGTGACGCCATGAAGATTTACTGGTTCTTTACGTCCACGTCCGAGATCCCGCTGGCATTCAAGATGTGTGGTATCTTCCAGGCTTGCTGCGACTGCTTCCTCGGAATCCAGTACTTTTTCTACGGAGATGGCAGAGGCGCTACCGTCAAGGGACACCCGCTACAAGAGATTCCGTCTCAAGAAATGAGTTGGAAATAA